The Triticum aestivum cultivar Chinese Spring chromosome 5A, IWGSC CS RefSeq v2.1, whole genome shotgun sequence genomic sequence GAAGAAGGCTTCGGCAATtgcttccccctctggcagagcccCGGAACAGGCCTCCAGATTGGATCTTCATGAAACAGGAACTGGTGGCGGTGATAAAATTCTTCTAAATACGGCGTGCCACCTAGCCATGTGGGCCCCTGGTGGTCGTCTTCTCCTTCCCTGAAGCTTCTAgggtttcttctggtccagaaaatcGTCAAAAATTTGCGTCATGTTTTGACCTTCCTACATATGGATTTCCTGCGAAACCAAAACCAAGCACAAAACAAAAACTTTCACTGGGCACAAAATTAactggttagtcccaaaaataatataaattgctacaaaaagtatataaaagtgataatataataatatgaaacaataaaaaattatagatacagttGAGACCTATTAGCCACCAATAAAAGGAGAAGGGAATATAAGAGAGAGGGGGCACACTACTATACTTCTTTGCATACATATGTGTTTCATAATGTAGCACATTGATTTATCATATAGAGAGTTTCCATATGCTTTATGTTTCTATACTAGTTGGGGATTTTCCACATAATAGAACTTTGCTTGCATATTCCTATGAGGAGCATCTTCAAATGCTCTATGTCTctatgagcaagtgagttggatgcacaccccacTAGTCCATTAggagagctttcatacactcataGATCTAGTgtgtccgttgcatggcaattaaTTCCTACTCCTTGCACCAATATCGATTATAAGGCGTCTCCATTGCCTGATGATTAGACATGTTGGTACGCGACTTTATTTATTTTCAACTTCTTATTAAACCTCATCATTATCCTATTTGTCCATTTGATAAGTGTAAATATCAAAGCTCGTGTTCGAACATCGTGTGGGTACTATGTAGTTGAAAAGGGAGTCATGTGATTAGTTACTTGACCGGTGCTCTGGGTCATGTTATAATAAAACGTTTGATACGATACAACCTTGAGCATCACGTTTCATGATACAATTGACATTCATTCTAAACCTTATAGTGTTGATGAGTGTGACGTGAAAGTTCTGATCCATGAAAAGCAATAATGATTTTACTTGCATATTTTGATATTATTTGCTTTATATCAACTATAGACAATTGCTTTGTATCACCATCATTTAAGATCATACGCAATTACATCGAATTGATTAGAATTCATGCTAGTGTCATTCACAACCAAACAAATATTTTTATCATCtatctactcaaggacgagtagggaTTAAAcaagggatgctgatacgtctcagaCTATATCCACAAAACCATACTCCTAATAACCTACGATCAAACACCATAATAAATTTCACCTGGGAGAGGGGGAGTAGTTCAAATATATCCCCTGGTAACTTTTGAGCAAACTTACCATGTTGCACATGTTAAAGTTACCGTGCTTCTTATGATGTAGTTACTAGCCTTCTTACGATATAGTTACCAGCTTTATCATGCCATTTTTTGTTACCAGTGTGCTAATGTTGAAGTTACAAGGATACACATGCCATAGTTTTTATCATGTTGCTCATGCCAACGTTATCAATGTTGAAATTAACCTTTTTGTTGACATTGTAGAAGGAAGAAGGATTCAGATTCCCCCATGACTATGAGTTTCTTTTTGATATTTTTGTGACAACATGTAAAAGTGGTTGAGTTGGTTATTGGGTTTAGTAGCTACTTATTAGATATGGGTTCAAGTCCTCTTTTAAGcactttatttcctttttcttcccGCCTAGACTAACCGGCATAAAATCAGGAGAGATAGAAAAATTAGTAAGCTGGTTTGTAAATAAAAATCGTTGTAAGCATTGACAACGATCGATCGAAGGGGAGCTGGTGGGGTAGCGATCAAACagtctttttttgtttccttttctgaGAGGAACAATGAAGCAAACTATGCCTTtcacgagaagcaaatatgtgttTCTCGCaaaagtttttttctttttttttctttttcgagagTCACTATTGTGTCTCTCGCGAAGCAAACCTGTGTCTCTATGAGAAGAAAATTTGTGCCTATCATgaaagaaaaaaacatgtttttttcctttttcgagaGACACAGTTGTGTGTCTCTCGCGGAAGTAAATTTGTGCCTCAACAAGAAGCAACTCTGTCCCTTTCACGAAAGAAAATTCACTTTTTCatgtaatttttttttaatttttgttttgtCTAAAACCTAGGGGGACGGGGCAAAAACCAAAAAAACCATCTAAAACCCGAACACAcaggaagaaaaaagaaaatccCGAGAAGACACCCAAAACGCGACACGCGACGGTGGCGCATGTTCAGTCCACCTAAAGTAATCTTTGAAGAGGACCTTTCAATATTATTAGTTGctgaaatcactagttgaggagtactcgttacaaagatcactcccacctcccCAGGTTGCGATAAGTGGTGTGCTGCATgtacgccacttgtcgcaaccaggGAGTTTTCcattttttcgtagattcgtttattcaaaatgttttatctcttaaaccatgcgtccaaatcttgaaccgttttcatcGTTGAATTCCTCGTGTCGAGATATTCAAAACTAGATcctatgttgataggttttgatgaacttttttcacgaaaaaaatcgTACGAAAAAACCAACCTAGGagtatgttttttttcattttcgaaagaggcacgtccgtgcctctcgcaaaagtacaaccgtgcctctcgcggaagtaaaaccgtgcctcttgctgaaggaaaaaaacaaaaaaacacgtttttttctgttttcgagaggcacgatcgtgacctcttgcgaaagcacaaccatgcctctcacggaagcaaaatcgtgtctctcgcgaaagaaaaaaaatgcgtttttttcgttttcgagagacacggccgtgcctctcgcgaaagcacaaccgtgcctctcgcagaagcaaaatcgtgcatctcgtggaagaaaaaagaacagaaaacacattttttccgttttcgagaggcacgggcgtgactctcgcgaaagcacaaccgtacctcttgcggaagcaaaaccctgcctctcgtgaaagaaaaaacagaaaatgtgttttttcgtttctgagagacacgaccatgactctcgcgaaagcacaaccgtgactctcgcagaatcaaaaccccgcctctcgtgaaagaaaaaacagaaaacgtggttttttcgtttccgaaaggcacggccatgactctcgtgaaagcataATCGTGATTCTCGCGGAATCAAAACCGcacctctcacggaagaaaaaaacaatatttttttcCGTTTTTGAGAGGTAcaaccgtgactcttgcgaaagcataaccgtgcctttcgcggaagcaaaaccgtgactctcgtgaaagaaaaaaaaagaaaacacgctTTTTTTACGCAATTTTTTTGACCTGAAGCTAAGGAAGACCGATAAAAAACCGAAACATCGAAAAAAGAAAAAATGTTTAATAAAACAAAAACAtgtgcagaaaaataaaaataaaaacaaaatctgAAGAAAGCGCCGAGAGTGCGACACGTGACgggcggctgagagcgcgccaagtgacacTGATAGttacgaggctcccgaaggagcgctcgtcaacTTACTCTCTCGGGGCTGGCCCTCAGCGGTGCCGTGTCGGGCTGACCTGCATGGTCAGGCCTTTGCCCGACACGGCACGGCCTACCCAGACCCTTTTATAGTCGGGCCAGGCCATTTGGCCAGGTTTTGTGTCACGTTGATGATGTCCATTTTGAAAGGCGTGAGGCTAATGTTGAAGCCCACAAGTTAGCTAAATATACTTTGTCTTTATTTTTAGGGCGTCATGTGGGGCTTGACCAGCCACATGACCAGATTTGTATCCCATACCTTGTGGATTTTGAATAATAAAAGGCTTTTACCCTaaaaaagggaaaactttgtttttgccaactttgcttatgccactttttttttcttttttcgaaaaggaggagaacccccggcctctgcatctggtcgatgcatacggccactttattaattattagcacaaaatcttacaaagtcgtacaacagtaagaccaaagccaccatcttcgcaacctctgtcgctactcctatctaactgatgaaggggcgctgatggtctgggcctaataccaaacagacctcgcagccaaacctaacatctaagacctgaggtcccaacctggacgcctgccgggtatgggcacccaccagtccggcatgCTCCTCAACCCGGCCACCCGCCAggtatgaggccgccacagccacctgccaccaatccatcttcagagctataCTGCTGCATACACCTTGCCCGGTctcgctgccgtcgacgccaccatggcaccagacagctccaccgccctgcgctcgtccatccagcCGCATCCATGAACGATATGCAGCCGGACCATGCCGCCAAAATCATCGTCATCGACGCGGAAGATACAACGCCGCACCACCAGGCAAcctccgccccgtcgccactgCTGGAGGTACTCGGAGCCCACCATCCACATCATCTCTCCCCCGAACAGCTGGtcctcccaagacggcgcctccatggaggatacgacgtgcaggtcgccgtcgccgcccaaTCCAGAAtgaattttggactttcgtccgggaTATGTTCGGAGGTGGATAGGAGAGACCTCGGCTTCGCCTCCACAGAGGATAGCGGCGTTGAGCGACGTCGCCGATGCCGGGCCGGCCTAgccgaccaaagtttcctccggtccccaTCCTATGCCACCAATCCTCCGCCTGCTCCGGATCCAGCGACAAGCCACGATCCAAAACCTTGCGAAGATGGAAGATCCATGGTGCTCGACCCACCGGAAAGGAGGATCGAGAAGACCCCGTTGTAGATCTCCAGACGCCAAAACCAGCAGTCCGACGTTGCCAGTGGCGACCAACCTCACCCCGCGGCGGCCGACGGAGTCCGAAGCCAGGATCCAGATGGATCCGATCCAGATCCGGCGACACCCGCGACCACCGGGCAGTACCAACGCAGCCACCACCTCGCAACTCGCAGACCACCATCGACATCGCCGGGagacccgccgccgcgccgccgaaccCCACGTTAGCCCGGCGCTCCCCTCGTCCCCACTGTCCCGCGCCAGCCAGAACGAGATGGATGGGaaaggagccccgccgccgcccagccggccaggcttcgcccggcggcgTTGCGGACGGCGGCAAGGAGGGAGAGGGGCGGAGGGAAGtgcgaggggcggcggctagggttttcccTCGGGTCGCCCGCGGGGACGACGCGAGGGGACGATTGGTAATCAATGAACCTGGACCcacttatgccactctagaatttgacatcttaCTTTTGCCACTCTTAACTTTTGACAATACATTATACATCACAACTGCCATTCCATGGTAAAAACGATGATTTTTCATTTTACTTTTGCCACTCTTTGCTtttgacatgtatcacaattgccactctaaattTTTTGATTTTGCCACGGAAcggcaaaagtgatatattgtcaaaattttagagtggcaaaagtgaaatgtcaaattttaAAGTGACTCAAGTAAAGTTgacaaaaactagagtggcaaaaacaaagtttacCCTTAAAAAAAATGATGATGTCCACCCTGACCAATTTGAGCGCAGGAAGCAAAGCtgagattgtctcaaaaaaaaaagcaaAGCTGAGAATCGATGCCCACCCAgctccggcttctccggcgaggctaccgagccgccgccgccgccaccgtcgcggCGTCCAAGGCAGGGGCGAAGAGGAAGGTTCTTGATGGAACCCCGGCGGCGCTCGGCTTCCGGATGCCGGCTGAGTGGGAGCCGCACGACCAGTGCTGGATTGGGTGGCCGGTCAGTACTGAGGTGCTCTTGAGTCTTGACTCTTGAGAGACCTGGTTGCTCTTTCTTGAAGTTTTATTTACTTCTGTAAACATTTACAAGAAGGAGGCCAACACGGAACCCTAGCTAGATGATGAAAATTTCACAAAATTTCATTCATTTGCCGATTTGCGGTCTTTACATTTCGGAAATGTACCGTTGTTATGGTGAATTGGTGATTGCGGACCATACTGCACAATGTTGGTAGTTTTTATAAACAAATTTCTTCTAGTGAGATATAGTGGACCAATGGTTGACTACATTGGACGTAGTTAATTATGTGGTAGTAATTCATCTTTTTAGTATGATTTGTTCACCTTCATGTTGATGTTACTACTGATTTTAGCCTGTGTGGAATTGCGTGGTAGTTTGCCTTTGTGCTCTTCCGAAGAAATGCTTGCCACATTTCTCGCATGGCCTGACAGTTAAGGATTTGCACTGGAGGCTCACATATTTGTACTGCTATATGCCAGGATGCTCAAGGATTTTGGAGAGATGCGGCTGCCCCTGCTCAAAAAGCCTTTGCAAATGTTGTAGATGTAATCTCAAGGTTTGAGCCTGTCACTGTATGCTGTAACGCTGCCCAGGTATGCAGACTCATCCATCAGAGATTCCTTTTTTTTTTTGGGATCATTTGTCAGAGATTCAGGATACGAATATCATCGGCTTCAATTTTTGTTGGTTTCACCCTAGAAGTTTACCTTTGTTCTATTTTTTGCACCCGTGGAGTACGCGAGGGTAGCCCATTTGATGGAACATAAATCCAACGTTAGAGTGGTAGAGATGAGCGCCTATCTTGTTTGGTTGCGTGATTTGGGCCCCAGTGTAAGATTTCCCCTCTCTGTTTTATGGAGGAAATCGCTGTACTCGCTGGAAATGGCTTTGTTGACCCACTATTTGTTCTATCATCAGTTTGTTGTGCGTGAAGGCGACGCAAGATCGAGGAGAGAAATTGCAGGGGTGGATTGGCAGTACAATGCATATGGAGGTACTACCTCCATCTTCACAGTCTGTGATATCAAGAAATATGTACCAACATCTAATTTGTGCTGTTATCAAGGTTATAATGATTTATTTGGGCCAGAAGATCATCAGCTCAATAGGAGAAAAGGTATATCCTGCCATTGTTTTGAACTACCGTACTTTTATTTTTATCATTATATTTGCACAGTTCTTAATGTACCCGTAAAGTTGCAATATGTGGCTTATAGTCTTACTTTTTGGATATTACCGTGCATTTTTTTCTGCTACCACAGTTTTCTTTTATGTGAGAATATAGTTGACACATGCTTTCGGTGCATTCAAATGCCAAAGTTTTTCACTTAGAGCTTCAATTTACATGTTACTGCAACCTAATTCTGGAGCTCTGGGCAGCTAATGGGTAACATGTATTGAATTCAACAAACACTTCTTGTTTGGATCCACAGGACATGAAGAacatataactcaagacaaccttGTTGCCAGGAAGGTAATTTTTTACTAAATCCCAAATCACAAGCATTTAATATTTTTTGGCAACTAATCACTCTAGTTTGTCTTGTTTAATATTTGAGTTCTGGGTAGTGCTTACTATTATTTTTTATTTGTAGGTTTTGGAATTGGAGAGGATTCCTAGGTTTGAAACCAATTTTGTTCTTGAAGGTGGAAGCATTCATGTCGACGGAGAAGGTAGCATGGAGATGATCAACCCACTTAACTTCTTCCATGTTTCGAAAACACTTTCTGCTCTCTGAAAGATTAGAAGTGCTGGCCATTCTATTTCCCCCACTTTATTTGTCGCAGAAGTGCTGTACTGCATTCTTGCATCCTATGCTATTAGAAATTTTTATCCTTATAATTTGGATTTAGTAGAGCTCTCTTATATTTGAAATTTTTATCCTACTGATTCTCAGATTTAGATTTTGTAGAGCTCTCTAATATTTGCATCCTATTGCATAAATCAAAGGCACCTTCCCCTCTACACAGGAACATGTATCACCACTGAGCAGTGTTTATGCCATGGAAACAGAAATCCCCATATGAGTAAGGATGAGATAGAGAACCAGCTGAAGACTCATCTTGGTGTGTCGAAGGTCATATGGTTACCCAAAGGGCTTTTCGGTATGTTATTAAAAGTCAAAAACACCCCATATTCGTAGTGTATAAAGTGATTTTTTTCTTCTGTACCATTTACTTAAATTACAACCTCTGTAACAAAATGTAGGACGGTTTTTTGTAGCCAACTAATCCAAAAAACGTCTTATACTTtcttacagagggagtatcatttTGGTGCTTACATTGCTACCGACTTGCTACTGAGCCTCTGACTCTGCAGGGGATGAAGTGATCAGTGGGCATGTTGACAACATATGCTGCTTTGCGGGACCATCCACTGTCCTCTTATCATGGATCGATGACAAATCTGATCCTCAGCATGAACATTCAGCTGCCGCATTCGATGTTCTGTCCAATACCACTGATGCCAAGGGCCGGAAGTTAGATATTATCAAGATTCATGTCCCTGGGCCACTGTACATGActgaagaagaagcacaaccatTTCTAGGCTTGGTAAGGGTATTTGATACATATATTTTTAAGTTTTGCTTTGCAGTCTTACCCTAGTTCACCCGATGTTAAATTCCTTTACAACTTAAGCAAATTTACATGAATTTCAGCTTTGCCGGTATTTGTTGGACAAAACAGATAGTTTCAGTGAGTACTCCTTAGGAGCTCGCGATATCTCACTGGTTCTTGTGTGGTGACAATGTATGATGGTTGCAGGTGGCATTAGGGCAGCAGAGGCTAGCTGGGTCGTATGTGAACTTCTACATCGCCAATGGTGGGGTTGTAGCACCAGCCTTTGGTGACAAGTGGGATGAAGAAGCACGCAAAGTTTTGGAGAAAGTGTTTCCCACACACGAGGTAATATCTCCAGCCACACATTAGCTAGAAACTTAATCGGTGCCAGAGATTTTTCTCGTACCATCCTCCTATTCGTCTGGAGCCTTGTACTTATACTATCAGTAATGGGTGTTTAAGATTTCTTCGGGCCGAATGTGGATAGTCAGTAGCACTGCGAAGTTTGTCTATTGGAAATCTACTCAAATTGCTAACATTGGAGTCTTGTTAACATGTGCATATTATGCATAGGTCCATCTGTATCTTACTCGAAGGAGATTTTTCTtatgtctctctctatatataacATGAATACAGTCAATCTCAATGGTGCGGATTATACCTTTGTACACCTCTCTTTTTGTATCATGAGTTCATCCATGTGATGTGATTTGCTGCCTGTTGCAGGTGGTGATGGTGGAAGGGGGGAGGGAGATTGTCCTCGGAGGAGGAAACATTCATTGCGCGACGCAGCAGCAACCTGCCGTTTGCTCCAATCCCTCTGATGCAGACACCATGTAGGATCAGGGTTGAGGGAAGGGGCGAGAAGCTGGCACCATGATGGACAggcaaaagaaaaggaaagaggacACTACCAGCATATACGGTGGTACTGTTGCCCACTCGAAGATAGACAGTTCATGCCTGACGTGTCTCGTGGTCTCAGGGAGCAACAAGTCCTCTGAAAGTCTGCAAACTGAACGAAGCATACGCAAAGTTCAAGTGTTtctctcttcttctttcttttgcaCAAATCTCTTCTAGGTAATTTGTAGTAATGTTTTTTTACTATTTCTAGGTTGCCTATTTTTCTGAAGCCTGGTTATTTTGCTGAATAGGAGGATTGTTCTGAAGCCTATTTCTAGGTTGCCTGTGAAATCATACAAATAACTCATACTATTTGGTTGCCTATTTTTCTGAAGCCTAGTCATGCACAGGACTTCCTTTGCAACTCTAGAAATTGTTCAGGAACTTATGAGTGAAATCATACAAAATAGTCTTTTCTATGAAATTGTTTCAGCCTCTTTGATCTGCCAGATTCTTACTGTGCAATCATAGAATAAAGACCAAATTGCATTGGCATGCTTCCCTGTATTCTATAGGGTTGATTGTTGCATGAATTTGCACCAAATAGTGATTGATCCAATAATAGAGAAAACATAGTATCTCCAAGATATTTGAGCCAAAATAATTTAATATAAAGTGCAGTGCAAATGATTCCTTAAAAAAAATATGTCTGCAAGCATACAAATTAAGCTGCCTGCATGAGATAAATCCGCAAACATCACAATCCCCCAAAACCCTTTATGTTATTTTTTTTCTGTGCGGGTCCTTATGTTGTTATTGACCGGGTGAAACAAAAAAAAAGTTATGTGTGAAACTATGGAAGATCTTCTAAGGATAAGCAATTCCATCAAACTGAGTGTATGGCATGCGGTACCGAGAATATCAATATACCCTATATTTGCAATTGCTCAGATACTCTCTTTTAGCTAAGTCAAATTTTCAGTGCAAGACTTCAGTTAGATAATCCGTAAGATAATCCTAAAAAACAATTGGTTGGATGCAAAGTATTCTCTTAGCAGGAGGTGATGACCCTGCTGATAGCGAGACTAATATGGTGATTTGGTCATCTGGTCTTAGACTCTTAGCAAGCATCGATATGTTGTTCTTGCAATTTCTTAAAAAGAAATCAAATATTGTATCATAATCCTAAAAACAAGTAGGCTTGTGTCTCCGTCTCCTAAAAGAAGATCTATAATTTTTTCTCTCAATTCAAACGGTACAAAATTTGACCAAAATTATAGAAAAAACTTTAAACAACCACAATACAAGATTAGTAACACTAAATACACAATAAGATATATTTTTATAcaattttgctaaagcacatctagatgtgccataagtattgcacatctaagtcatatgtcatcgatcttacattgagattcgtatgaatattttctttttcttttttctttttctctttatgcttgattcactcacttagatgtgcaataattagagcacatctagatgtgccctagacacattATATTATATAGATTTGATATTGTAGTAGTTGTGAATATTTTTTTCCTAAAACTCGGTAACTTTTGTGCAGCATTTAACTCGAGACAAAAGTTATAAGCCTATTCTCAACTGATAGGTCTCTAAATTTTCTATATAAACCACCTAATTTAGTAAGAGGATTTGAAAAATATGAACAAGGTAAATTTTTATATGGACGTTGCtgatgttttttttttgcgggttaaACGTTGCTGATGTTTGATCCATGTCAAAATCTTCATAAGCACAAATAAATCAAAGACCAAAGATTCATTCCCCGTGCatagtaattatatatatatatgaagagaTCATATACAAAAAGGCAAACTCTCCTAGAATTCACTTTTTGAACTTGCAAACTCTTCTCGACAGTTTGCCTCTAAATTCGAAAAAAACACATATATATGCGAGgcccggcccagcccagcccaccgCACGCTTATCCAAGGCCCAGTCGCTGTTTTCCGGACCTGTGCCCCCCTGTACCTCACTGCCGGACGcagaagcagcagcagcgaagaatcgcgaggagatggcggcggcggcggcgacggcgcagcCAGGGCTCGACGCGCGCGAGTGGGACGAGGCGGCGTACCGGCGGGGCATCCTGCGGGAGCGCGACCTCTCCTGCCGCACCCTCTTCCGCGCCGTCTTCTACGACCAGCGCGACGAAGCCGACCCGgacgtcctcctcgccgccgcctccagcgACGGCTCCCTCGCCTCCTTCTCGCTGTCCTCCTGCatatcctcctccgcctccgcccacGCCGCCCCCCAGGTTTcgcttcccccctcccccttcttCCCCCATCCCTGCTCTATTCCGTGTTTGATACAAACGCCCCGTTCCCCTTGATTTGATTCAGCCGGCTGCCGCCGCGCTGGTCGACCCCGTCTCTATCGTCCAAGCGCACAGCGGCCCCGTTTACGACGCCAAGTTCTACAATGATCCGATTCAGCCGCTGCTCTTCAGGTAAATGCTTCTTCTTTCTCACCAATTCCTCTCTTTTGATGCCGTGGGATTGTCGGCCAAGAGTGTTCTCAAGAAGGAAAATTTACAATGTGATCCATTGCTCGTGACAGCTGCGGGGATGACGGCCACATTCGGGGTTGGAGATGGCACGAGATGCAGAGCTGCCTTCTGCCACTCTCTCTGCAAGGTAATGTACAAGAGCTCTCGTTCGTGGCTTGGTTTGCTAGATTAGTTGGAATTGGGCTTAACTAGCTGTTCTTACATAGATGTACTTTCAGTAAGAAGAGAAAGCTACATTTTTTTTACTAGCAAAGATGTCAATCTTGCACATTCAGCTTCTTGTGCATATTCTCAGTCTCATCTTATATACTATAGTTGATTTACAGCAGTTGAATAAAGAAGTATAAATGAATGAAATCTTATATAACCTTACTAATTTAGAGCATGAATGAAATCTAAATCAACAGTTGTAAAAGTGCTTGATAGTTGTGCTCACTTCTATGAAACTAAAAATGCTTTTCAGATGCTTTATGTCGATATTATCCCTGTGGCTTGATGAAAAAGATGATAGTTTGTCAATGAGTTGAGTCAAATATATTACTATGAGTGCAGAGTGAAACAAATTATCTGTCTAGCTAAGCTACCTAAAAAATAATGGTTGTTTATTAATACGTAGAGCACTTATTTTGATCTTTCTCATGATATTTTACCATTGCATTTTTCCCCAGGGGATCATGTTGAACCAATACTTGACTTGGTTAACCCTCAGCATGAGTAAGATTCCATACTAAACAATTGGACATGCAGATCTGACAGTTGTTTGTTCCTGAGGAATACACCAGTTCTCTCGCCCTCCATTTTCT encodes the following:
- the LOC123103563 gene encoding agmatine deiminase isoform X1, with amino-acid sequence MPTQLRLLRRGYRAAAAATVAASKAGAKRKVLDGTPAALGFRMPAEWEPHDQCWIGWPVSTEDAQGFWRDAAAPAQKAFANVVDVISRFEPVTVCCNAAQYARVAHLMEHKSNVRVVEMSAYLVWLRDLGPSFVVREGDARSRREIAGVDWQYNAYGGYNDLFGPEDHQLNRRKGHEEHITQDNLVARKVLELERIPRFETNFVLEGGSIHVDGEGTCITTEQCLCHGNRNPHMSKDEIENQLKTHLGVSKVIWLPKGLFGDEVISGHVDNICCFAGPSTVLLSWIDDKSDPQHEHSAAAFDVLSNTTDAKGRKLDIIKIHVPGPLYMTEEEAQPFLGLVALGQQRLAGSYVNFYIANGGVVAPAFGDKWDEEARKVLEKVFPTHEVVMVEGGREIVLGGGNIHCATQQQPAVCSNPSDADTM
- the LOC123103563 gene encoding agmatine deiminase isoform X4, with the protein product MPTQLRLLRRGYRAAAAATVAASKAGAKRKVLDGTPAALGFRMPAEWEPHDQCWIGWPDAQGFWRDAAAPAQKAFANVVDVISRFEPVTVCCNAAQFVVREGDARSRREIAGVDWQYNAYGGYNDLFGPEDHQLNRRKGHEEHITQDNLVARKVLELERIPRFETNFVLEGGSIHVDGEGTCITTEQCLCHGNRNPHMSKDEIENQLKTHLGVSKVIWLPKGLFGDEVISGHVDNICCFAGPSTVLLSWIDDKSDPQHEHSAAAFDVLSNTTDAKGRKLDIIKIHVPGPLYMTEEEAQPFLGLVALGQQRLAGSYVNFYIANGGVVAPAFGDKWDEEARKVLEKVFPTHEVVMVEGGREIVLGGGNIHCATQQQPAVCSNPSDADTM
- the LOC123103563 gene encoding agmatine deiminase isoform X2, with the protein product MPTQLRLLRRGYRAAAAATVAASKAGAKRKVLDGTPAALGFRMPAEWEPHDQCWIGWPDAQGFWRDAAAPAQKAFANVVDVISRFEPVTVCCNAAQYARVAHLMEHKSNVRVVEMSAYLVWLRDLGPSFVVREGDARSRREIAGVDWQYNAYGGYNDLFGPEDHQLNRRKGHEEHITQDNLVARKVLELERIPRFETNFVLEGGSIHVDGEGTCITTEQCLCHGNRNPHMSKDEIENQLKTHLGVSKVIWLPKGLFGDEVISGHVDNICCFAGPSTVLLSWIDDKSDPQHEHSAAAFDVLSNTTDAKGRKLDIIKIHVPGPLYMTEEEAQPFLGLVALGQQRLAGSYVNFYIANGGVVAPAFGDKWDEEARKVLEKVFPTHEVVMVEGGREIVLGGGNIHCATQQQPAVCSNPSDADTM
- the LOC123103563 gene encoding agmatine deiminase isoform X3; the encoded protein is MPTQLRLLRRGYRAAAAATVAASKAGAKRKVLDGTPAALGFRMPAEWEPHDQCWIGWPVSTEDAQGFWRDAAAPAQKAFANVVDVISRFEPVTVCCNAAQFVVREGDARSRREIAGVDWQYNAYGGYNDLFGPEDHQLNRRKGHEEHITQDNLVARKVLELERIPRFETNFVLEGGSIHVDGEGTCITTEQCLCHGNRNPHMSKDEIENQLKTHLGVSKVIWLPKGLFGDEVISGHVDNICCFAGPSTVLLSWIDDKSDPQHEHSAAAFDVLSNTTDAKGRKLDIIKIHVPGPLYMTEEEAQPFLGLVALGQQRLAGSYVNFYIANGGVVAPAFGDKWDEEARKVLEKVFPTHEVVMVEGGREIVLGGGNIHCATQQQPAVCSNPSDADTM